The Brachyhypopomus gauderio isolate BG-103 chromosome 12, BGAUD_0.2, whole genome shotgun sequence genome window below encodes:
- the dynlt2b gene encoding dynein light chain Tctex-type protein 2B has protein sequence MYFHSLIMDGSDVGANTYLIRPNYQHKFRVGVVEKCIREVQREMLSGVEYIPEEVPSLSLSLADSIKNRLKELGFNRYKLVVQVVIGEQRGEGLKMAARCFWDADTDSYAKDIYTNDSLFCVAAAFGIYYY, from the exons ATGTATTTTCATTCTTTAATAATGGATGGTTCAGACGTAGGAGCAAATACTTATCTTATTAGACCAAATTATCAGCACAA GTTCAGGGTGGGAGTAGTGGAAAAATGTATTCGAGAGGTCCAAAGAGAGATGCTGTCTGGTGTAGAGTATATCCCAGAGGAAGTTCCTTCGTTGTCTCTCTCGCTGGCAGACAGTATTAAAAATCGACTGAAAG AGCTTGGCTTTAACAGGTACAAGCTGGTTGTGCAGGTGGTTATTGGAGAACAACGTGGAGAGGGATTGAA GATGGCAGCTCGCTGTTTTTGGGATGCAGACACAGACAGTTATGCCAAGGACATATACACGAAT GACAGTTTATTCTGTGTGGCTGCTGCATTTGGAATTTATTACTACTGA